One genomic segment of Hippoglossus hippoglossus isolate fHipHip1 chromosome 22, fHipHip1.pri, whole genome shotgun sequence includes these proteins:
- the LOC117755962 gene encoding TLE family member 5-like produces the protein MMFPQSRHSASSQSGQPLKFTTSDSCDRIKDEFQFLQAQYHSLKLECDKLASEKSEMQRHYIMYYEMSYGLNIEMHKQAEIVKRLNGICAQVLPYLSQEHQQQVMGAIERAKQVTPPEMNSIIRHQLQVQHLPQLQGLALPVTPLPLGLTPPSLPAVSSSSGLLSLSSILANYSHGQAQVVKEDKAREAAERAPRGDDGDKSD, from the exons ATGATGTTTCCTCAATCGAGGCACTCG gCGTCCTCTCAGTCCGGTCAACCTCTCAAGTTCACCACTTCTGACTCCTGTGACCGCATCAAGGATGAGTTCCAGTTCCTGCAAGCACAATACCACAG TTTGAAGTTGGAGTGTGATAAACTGGCCTCTGAAAAGTCTGAGATGCAGCGTCATTATATCATG TACTATGAAATGTCTTACGGGTTGAACATTGAAATGCACAAACAG GCTGAAATAGTGAAGAGACTGAACGGGATCTGTGCTCAGGTGCTGCCTTACCTGTCACAGGAG catcagcagcaggtgATGGGCGCCATAGAGCGAGCAAAGCAGGTCACACCTCCTGAGATGAACTCTATCATACGG CATCAGCTCCAGGTGCAACACCTGCCCCAGCTCCAGGGCCTGGCCCTGCCTGTGACCCCGCTCCCCCTGGgcctcacccctccctccctgcccgccgtctcctccagctctggcCTGCTCTCCCTCTCGTCCATCCTGGCCAACTACTCCCACGGCCAGGCTCAGGTGGTGAAGGAGGACAAAGCCAGGGAAGCGGCAGAGAGAGCACCCAGAGGAGACGACGGGGATAAGTCAGACTAG